TCAGCAAAAACCGTTAAGTTACGATAAATCGTATCGAAACTTAGTCCTGGATAATCATCCTTCATATGTTCTAAAACATCTTTTGCGGTTAAATACCGATTATGCGCCGCGAATAATCTTAGCATCTCTTCCCTTTTCCCCGTATGTTTATATCCTTTTTCCTTCATTAGGCGTAAAGCTTCTGTTAGATTCATACCTATCCCTACTTTATGCAGTTTTTTTCTTCTTCCATAAAATCGCACCGATTAAAATAAGAACCGCTATCATAACAATTGTACCACCTGGTGCTAGATCAAGTTGATACGAAGCAAACATTCCACCAATTACTGCAATTTCACCAAATAAAATGGAAAAGAAAATTGTTTGTTTAAATCCTTTTGCAATACGAATACTTGCTGCAACTGGTAACGTCATTAAAGATGATACGAGAAGAACACCTACAACACGCATTGATACCGCAATTACAAGAGCAACTAATATAATGAAAATAAAGTGAATCCACTTTGCACTCAAACCGGTTGATACAGCGTATTCCTCATCAAATGATAGTAAAAACAACTCTTTGTATAATAAAACAATCGTTATAATAACTACAATTGCTACTATACCAATAATAATTAAATCTGCACTTGTCACAGCACTTACACTACCAAATAAATAACTAAATAAATCCGTATTGAATCCATTAGCAAGTGAAATGAAGATAACTCCAATCCCCATCCCTGCTGAAAGTATAATCGGAATTGCTAACTCTTGATAATGTTTATATACAGTACGTAATTTTTCAATTAGCAATGCTCCACCGATTGAAAAAAACATTCCCATATATAAAGGGTTTAAAAACCCTCCAGTAAAGATTGTCTTTTCAAGTAATAAACTGGCTGCAATTCCTGATAACGTCACATGACTTAATGCATCCGCAATAAGCGACATGCGGCGAATTACAACGAACACGCCGATAAGTGGTCCGACAAGCCCAATTAAAACACCAGCGTATAAAGAATTACGTAAAAAATCATATTGTAAAAAATCCTGTATCATTATATCCTCCCGTGATGCCCATGTTCATGTTCTAAGCGATGAACATGATGCCCATATAAAATCGACATTTCTGCATCTTCTAACTCTCGGAATTTCTCTACATTCCCATGGAAATGTAGATGCTGATTTAAACATGCAACATGCGTCACCTTCTCTGTTACAGCACCCATATCGTGCGTAACAAGAATTAACGTGATCCCGAGCCTTTTGTTTAAATCCTCTAGTATCTCATAGAAGCTTTCCACATTTTTCACATCGATTCCAACAGTAGGTTCGTCCAAAATAAGCAATTCCGGATTACTTACAAGTGCACGAGCAATAAATACACGCTGCTGTTGTCCACCAGAAAGTTCTCCAATGTTGCGACCTTGAAACTCACTCATACCTACATCAGCAATCGCTTTTTCTACTTTCGCATTATCGTCTTTCGTAAAAAAGCGAAAAAGCCCCTTTTTCGAAACGAGCCCCATTGAAACAACTTCAAAAACAGTTGCTGGGAAACCTGAGTTAAAACTACTTGCCTTTTGGGATACATAACCAACTTTATTCCACTCTTTAAATTTCTTACTATCAATGCCAAACAATCTAATACTTCCTTGCTTTGGTTTTAAAACACCCAATAAACATTTAAGTAAAGTCGATTTCCCTGAACCATTTGGTCCAACTAAACCTAAAAAAGCTCCCTTCGGAACTTGCAAATTAATATCTTCTAACACGTTTCGATCTTCATATCGAAACGTTAATCCTTCTATTTCCAATATATTATTCATATCATCTCACCTATTTTAATTCAGAATGATTCCGATTTATCTCTATTTGAATTATAGTACAGCTTATTATAGTTGTAAACCAATCTGCCTAAAATATATTCTTTATTTCAAGAAACCTTATTATTATAACAAAAAGCAGAGAAGAATTCTCTGCTTTCAAAAGATATTACAATTAACTTTTTAGTGAATTGCTGATTTAAACTTACCACCATTTGTCTCTTGTGTATTCATAATCGTAACAAATGCGTTTTCATCAATTTCATGCACAATTGATTTTAACTTCGTCACTTCCAAACGTGTTACAACTGCATAAATAACTTCTTTTTCTTTATCTGTATAGCCACCTTTAGCAACAAGTTTTGTTGTTCCACGACCAAGGCGGTGTAAAATTGCATTTGATACTTCCTCATATTGATCCGATACGATTAAAACTGCTTTCGTTTCGTCTAATCCTTGAATTACCGTATCAATTGTTTTGAATGCGATATAGTACGTCATAACAGAATACATCGCTTGTTCAACACCAAAAACAAATGCTGCCCATGCAAAAATGAATAAGTTCACAAACATTACGAATTCACCAACAGAAAACGGTAATTTCTTCGTTAATAGAATTCCCATAATCTCCGTTCCGTCTAACGATCCACCATGACGAATAACAAGTCCTACACCAATACCTAAAATAAGACCGCCGAAAACTGTTGCTAAAATCGGCTCTGTTGTAAATGGCGGTATAGCATGCAACGTTGATTCAATAAATGCTAAAGCTACAATTCCAAATGCTGAAGATAACATGAATGTTTTTCCAATTTGCTTATACCCGGAGTACATAAAAGGAATGTTGAGGATAACAACTAAAGTAGAAAAACTTAACCACCAAATATTAGGAGTAAGATAATCTAATATAAGAGAAATACCAATAATTCCACCATCAATAATTTTATTTGGCATTAAAAACAGTTCAATCGCTACCGCCGCACACGCTGCCCCAAAGACAATCATAACTAAACGATATACAAGATGAATAACACTTTCTTTTCGATGTTGCTTTTTCTCCATAAGTCCTCCTTATACTCTTTATCTATAGTTTCGTTCTTATATTATAACATAAGCTTCTTTTCCCCATTGAAAAAATGCACCTTGATACGAATATGTACAAGCTATGTTTACATATATTTCGATAGAAGAACGTGTGAAGGAGGACAACACGATGAACCTCATTAAACAAATTGTGAACAAAAAATTAAATCATATTTCTACAAAAGAGTTATTGAAATATAGTAAAGAATATGAAGTTTCAATTACGACTGCGCAAGCTGATCAAATTGTTTTACTTATGAAGGGAAAAAATATTAACATTTACGACAATAACGAACGACTAGAGCTCTTAAAACAAATAGCAAAAGTAACCTCCCCTGCTACTGCCCAACAAGTAAATACTTTATTTCAACAACTACTAAAATAAGGAGGGGAAAATCCCCTCCTTATTGCGCTTTAATTTTTTCAAGAATTCCTTCATCAAAAGTACCATTTTTCAGCATTTCAATTTCTAATTTATATGGTGGCTTCTTATCTTTTTTATCTTCACCTACATACGGCGTTTCAAGAATTTTTGGTACGTGCGTAAGTTGTGGGTGATGCACAATGTGATGCAACGCCTTATAGCCAATATGACCAAAACCAATATTCTCATGACGGTCTTTTCCAGCTCCGCGTATATTTTTGCTATCGTTAATATGAAGTACTTGTAAACGATTTATCCCAACAATTTTATCAAATTCGTTTAACACACCGTCAAAATCATTTACAAGGTCATAACCTGCATCATGCGTATGACACGTATCAAAACATACAGATAGTTTTTCATTATATTTCACACCATCAATAATTTTCGCAATTTCTTCAAAGCTACGACCGCATTCTGTTCCCTTTCCTGCCATCGTTTCTAGCGCAATATTAACCGTTTGTTCTGGCGTTATTACTTCATTAAGCCCTTTAATAATTTGTTGAATACCAGCATCTGCTCCTGCACCAACGTGAGCTCCTGGGTGAAGAACAATTTGTGTTGCTACCCCTAATGCTGCCGTTCTTTCAATTTCCATACGCAGAAAATCAACACCTAATTGGAACGTCTCAGGTTTCGTCGTATTCCCAACATTAATAATATACGGAGCATGGACGATAATTTCCTCAATACCGTTTAGTTCCATATGTTTTCTTCCTGCTTCTATATTCAATTCTTCAATTGGTTTTCTTCGTGTATTTTGTGGCGCACCTGTATAAATCATGAACGTTGTTGCACCGTATGAAACAGCCTCTTCACTTGCTGCTAATAACATCTTCTTACCACTCATTGAAACATGAGATCCTATCTTTAACATACAATCACCTCTTCAATATACAATAGATATAATGATAGCATAATTTGTAGAAATATGTAGCGAATTGTTTGTTCACACACAAGGCACTACATAAATTAAACTGACTATTTAAACAGTCTGCACTCTATACTTAAATTAACCCAATAAAGTGAAACTTTAGTCAACGTTTTTTCTACCCCTCACTAATTATTAGTCTGCATTAATCGACTTTCTCTCAAGTAGTGAGATAAAAAAAGATAAGGGAAATCCCTTATCTTTTTTTATTGCTATATTTTTTCTTCACTTTGTCACGTTCTGTTGCAAGTTTTCGTTTATAGTTTGGTTTTACTTTTTTCGGCTTTTTAACAACTTTTGTTGCCATAACATCTAGTCCATCATTTGGTTTTTTACGGCTCTTACGACGACGACGGTCACCTAAATCCGCCCATTCATCTCCGCGTAAATCTACATGCTTAAACTCGATATGACGTTGTTTTTCCAAACTATCTAACGCTTCTTCATTTGCTGGATCATAAATCGTTACCGCAATACCTGAATGACCCGCACGTGCAGTTCTTCCAACGCGGTGAACGAAGAAGTCTAAATCTGATGGAAGTTCATAGTTAATAACATGGCTAATTCCTTCAATATCAATACCGCGTGCCGCCAAATCTGTTGCGACAATGTATTGGAACTCTAAATCACGAACTTGTTTCATCATTTTTCTACGATCACGTGGTGATAAATCACCGTGTATACGTCCTACTTTTAACCCACGTTCTGCTAATCCATCGGCTACTTCGTCAGCCTTCTTCTTTGTGTTTGTAAAGACAATTGCTAGATATGGTTTAAATTGAAGTAGCATATTTTTCACTAATTCAGTTTTATTACGGTGTCTTGAAGGCACAAGGTAATGATCAATATTTCCTGCTGCAACTTGCTTCGGATTAATATGAATATGTTCTGGATTCTCCATATATTTCTTCAAAAATGGTTTTAATTTTTGAGGAATTGTTGCAGAGAAAACTAACATTTGCAGATTTTTAGGCATACGTGCCGCAATTTTATCTACATCTTGAATGAATCCCATATCAAGCATTAAGTCCGCTTCATCGACAATAATAGTATCCGCTTTATAAACAAATAGCGCCTTTTCTTCTACTAAG
This Bacillus mycoides DNA region includes the following protein-coding sequences:
- a CDS encoding metal ABC transporter ATP-binding protein, which codes for MNNILEIEGLTFRYEDRNVLEDINLQVPKGAFLGLVGPNGSGKSTLLKCLLGVLKPKQGSIRLFGIDSKKFKEWNKVGYVSQKASSFNSGFPATVFEVVSMGLVSKKGLFRFFTKDDNAKVEKAIADVGMSEFQGRNIGELSGGQQQRVFIARALVSNPELLILDEPTVGIDVKNVESFYEILEDLNKRLGITLILVTHDMGAVTEKVTHVACLNQHLHFHGNVEKFRELEDAEMSILYGHHVHRLEHEHGHHGRI
- a CDS encoding metal ABC transporter permease; this encodes MIQDFLQYDFLRNSLYAGVLIGLVGPLIGVFVVIRRMSLIADALSHVTLSGIAASLLLEKTIFTGGFLNPLYMGMFFSIGGALLIEKLRTVYKHYQELAIPIILSAGMGIGVIFISLANGFNTDLFSYLFGSVSAVTSADLIIIGIVAIVVIITIVLLYKELFLLSFDEEYAVSTGLSAKWIHFIFIILVALVIAVSMRVVGVLLVSSLMTLPVAASIRIAKGFKQTIFFSILFGEIAVIGGMFASYQLDLAPGGTIVMIAVLILIGAILWKKKKTA
- a CDS encoding deoxyribonuclease IV; translation: MLKIGSHVSMSGKKMLLAASEEAVSYGATTFMIYTGAPQNTRRKPIEELNIEAGRKHMELNGIEEIIVHAPYIINVGNTTKPETFQLGVDFLRMEIERTAALGVATQIVLHPGAHVGAGADAGIQQIIKGLNEVITPEQTVNIALETMAGKGTECGRSFEEIAKIIDGVKYNEKLSVCFDTCHTHDAGYDLVNDFDGVLNEFDKIVGINRLQVLHINDSKNIRGAGKDRHENIGFGHIGYKALHHIVHHPQLTHVPKILETPYVGEDKKDKKPPYKLEIEMLKNGTFDEGILEKIKAQ
- a CDS encoding DUF2624 domain-containing protein, whose translation is MNLIKQIVNKKLNHISTKELLKYSKEYEVSITTAQADQIVLLMKGKNINIYDNNERLELLKQIAKVTSPATAQQVNTLFQQLLK
- a CDS encoding YitT family protein, with translation MEKKQHRKESVIHLVYRLVMIVFGAACAAVAIELFLMPNKIIDGGIIGISLILDYLTPNIWWLSFSTLVVILNIPFMYSGYKQIGKTFMLSSAFGIVALAFIESTLHAIPPFTTEPILATVFGGLILGIGVGLVIRHGGSLDGTEIMGILLTKKLPFSVGEFVMFVNLFIFAWAAFVFGVEQAMYSVMTYYIAFKTIDTVIQGLDETKAVLIVSDQYEEVSNAILHRLGRGTTKLVAKGGYTDKEKEVIYAVVTRLEVTKLKSIVHEIDENAFVTIMNTQETNGGKFKSAIH
- a CDS encoding DEAD/DEAH box helicase, producing the protein MTLQTFTQYDFKPFLIDAVRELRFTEPTGIQKKIFPVVKKGVSIIGQSQTGSGKTHAYLLPTLNRIDASREEVQLVITAPTRELAQQIYEEIVKLTKFCAEDQMITARCLIGGTDKQRSIEKLKKQPHIVVGTPGRIKDLVEEKALFVYKADTIIVDEADLMLDMGFIQDVDKIAARMPKNLQMLVFSATIPQKLKPFLKKYMENPEHIHINPKQVAAGNIDHYLVPSRHRNKTELVKNMLLQFKPYLAIVFTNTKKKADEVADGLAERGLKVGRIHGDLSPRDRRKMMKQVRDLEFQYIVATDLAARGIDIEGISHVINYELPSDLDFFVHRVGRTARAGHSGIAVTIYDPANEEALDSLEKQRHIEFKHVDLRGDEWADLGDRRRRKSRKKPNDGLDVMATKVVKKPKKVKPNYKRKLATERDKVKKKYSNKKR